In a single window of the Agrobacterium fabrum str. C58 genome:
- a CDS encoding heavy metal translocating P-type ATPase: MNETVRHAHPNQPVSVPVEGMTCASCVRRVETAAAKVPGVASSSVNFATKKLTVEPAEGFSARTLGAAIKKVGYDIAPERQEFAVDGLHGEAEAERLKAVLNAVATTVNVKVDAAAGKVAVETIGGRRERDALVETAKLAGFALKTPKPHGHSAHHDHGQHHAHHQGHSQMTAAGESGGHDHMQHAGEEGALKRDLTIAAILTAPLFVLEMGGHIYEPMHHWLMGIIETQNLYYIYFVLATAVIFGPGLRFLKAGFPALLRGAPEMNSLVALGVTAAYLYSVVATFAPDLLPAEAQFVYYEAATVIVTLILTGRLLEARASGRTGDAIRKLMSLQAKTARVERDGATIDISPDDLVAGDIIVIRPGERLAVDGEVVEGSSYVDESMISGEPVPVEKTVGATVVGGTINKTGAFKFKATKVGADTMLSQIIRMVEEAQGSKLPIQLLVDRVTALFVPVVIAIAVLTFIVWAIFGPEPAYTFALVNAVAVLIIACPCAMGLATPTSIMVGTGRAAELGVLFRKGQALQELRSAQIVVVDKTGTVTKGRPELTDLVVAEGFADNEVLALVAAVEGRSEHPIAEAIVRAAEEKNVATPAGLAPTTVENFESVTGYGIAATVNGRKVEVGADRYMAKLGHSVDIFAEAAARLGDEGKTPLYAAIDGRLAAAIAVADPLKPSSVTAIKALQAMGIEVAMVTGDNERTANAIARQVGISRVVAEVLPEGKVKAIHEMRAGGKVLAFVGDGINDAPALAEADIGIAVGTGTDVAIESADVVLVGGDLLGAVNAIEMSRATMRNIKENLFWAFGYNVALIPVAAGVLYPAFGITLSPMIGAGAMALSSVFVLANALRLKRAKVVHREVTS; the protein is encoded by the coding sequence ATGAACGAGACAGTCAGACACGCCCATCCAAATCAACCGGTTTCCGTGCCCGTGGAAGGCATGACCTGCGCCTCCTGCGTGCGGCGTGTGGAAACCGCCGCGGCCAAGGTACCGGGTGTCGCTTCGAGCTCGGTGAACTTCGCCACGAAGAAGCTTACCGTCGAGCCGGCCGAAGGATTCTCAGCCAGGACGCTCGGCGCGGCCATCAAGAAGGTCGGTTACGATATCGCGCCGGAGCGGCAGGAATTTGCGGTCGACGGCCTGCACGGCGAGGCAGAGGCCGAGCGACTGAAGGCCGTTCTGAACGCCGTCGCGACCACAGTCAACGTGAAGGTTGATGCTGCCGCCGGCAAGGTCGCGGTGGAAACCATCGGCGGCCGGCGGGAGCGGGATGCGCTGGTGGAAACGGCGAAGCTTGCCGGCTTTGCGTTGAAGACACCGAAACCGCACGGACATTCCGCCCATCACGATCACGGCCAGCACCATGCACACCATCAGGGCCACAGCCAGATGACGGCGGCCGGTGAAAGCGGCGGCCATGACCATATGCAACATGCCGGCGAGGAGGGCGCGCTGAAACGCGACCTGACGATTGCCGCGATCCTGACCGCGCCGCTTTTCGTGTTGGAAATGGGCGGCCATATTTATGAGCCGATGCATCACTGGCTGATGGGCATCATCGAGACACAGAACCTCTATTACATCTATTTCGTGCTGGCGACGGCGGTGATTTTCGGACCGGGACTGCGCTTCCTCAAGGCCGGTTTTCCCGCTTTGCTACGCGGCGCGCCGGAAATGAACTCGCTGGTGGCGCTGGGTGTCACAGCGGCCTATCTCTACTCCGTCGTGGCGACCTTCGCACCCGATCTGCTGCCGGCAGAGGCGCAGTTCGTCTATTATGAAGCGGCAACCGTCATCGTGACGCTGATCCTCACCGGGCGGCTTCTCGAAGCACGCGCCAGCGGCCGCACGGGAGACGCCATCCGCAAGCTGATGAGCCTGCAGGCGAAGACTGCCCGGGTGGAGCGCGACGGTGCCACCATCGATATTTCTCCCGATGATCTGGTGGCCGGCGATATCATCGTCATCCGTCCCGGCGAAAGGCTGGCAGTGGATGGTGAAGTCGTCGAAGGCTCGTCGTATGTCGATGAATCGATGATTTCGGGTGAACCAGTGCCGGTGGAAAAGACGGTCGGCGCAACTGTTGTCGGCGGCACCATCAACAAGACCGGCGCCTTCAAGTTCAAGGCGACCAAGGTCGGCGCCGATACCATGCTGTCGCAGATCATCCGCATGGTGGAGGAGGCTCAGGGCTCCAAGCTGCCGATCCAGCTGCTGGTGGACCGTGTTACCGCCCTGTTCGTGCCCGTCGTCATCGCCATTGCGGTGCTTACCTTCATCGTCTGGGCGATCTTCGGTCCTGAGCCCGCCTATACATTCGCGCTGGTCAATGCTGTCGCGGTACTCATCATCGCCTGCCCCTGCGCCATGGGTCTCGCCACGCCGACATCCATCATGGTCGGCACCGGAAGGGCGGCGGAGCTGGGCGTACTGTTTCGCAAGGGGCAAGCCCTGCAGGAACTGCGCTCGGCGCAGATCGTGGTGGTCGACAAGACCGGCACGGTGACCAAGGGCCGCCCGGAACTGACCGATCTGGTGGTTGCGGAAGGATTTGCCGATAACGAAGTTCTGGCGCTGGTTGCCGCTGTTGAGGGCCGCTCGGAACACCCGATAGCCGAAGCCATCGTCCGGGCTGCGGAAGAAAAGAATGTGGCGACTCCTGCAGGACTCGCGCCTACCACTGTCGAGAACTTCGAAAGCGTGACGGGCTACGGCATCGCGGCCACCGTCAATGGCCGCAAGGTCGAAGTCGGCGCGGATCGCTACATGGCGAAACTCGGCCATTCCGTCGATATCTTCGCTGAAGCCGCCGCAAGGCTGGGCGACGAGGGCAAGACACCGCTTTATGCCGCCATCGACGGCAGGTTGGCGGCTGCGATCGCCGTCGCCGATCCGTTGAAACCCTCGAGCGTCACCGCCATCAAGGCGTTGCAGGCGATGGGCATCGAAGTGGCGATGGTGACGGGCGACAATGAACGCACGGCGAACGCCATTGCCCGGCAGGTCGGCATTTCCCGCGTCGTGGCGGAAGTCTTGCCCGAGGGCAAGGTGAAGGCGATCCACGAAATGCGCGCCGGCGGCAAGGTGCTGGCCTTCGTGGGTGACGGCATCAATGACGCACCGGCGCTCGCCGAGGCCGATATCGGCATCGCCGTCGGCACCGGCACGGATGTCGCCATCGAAAGCGCCGATGTGGTGCTGGTCGGCGGCGATCTTCTAGGCGCAGTCAATGCCATCGAGATGAGCCGGGCGACC
- the blaOXA gene encoding class D beta-lactamase → MHYRLPAIVLSCLALPGLLPLSAFAQQQPQAFECTLVTSIETGAIINQQGACDQRVAPASTFKVPLALIGFDAGILQDGKTPAWDWKPGTEARASDRKTVDPTIWEQDSVLWYSREITRRLGPEKFAAYVKRLGYGNADVSGEPGKNNGLTHSWLGASLTISPVEQVGFLRRLLGGNLPFSRDAQAKTRAIMPVFDAPESWAVHGKTGTGYMRDEKGNPDRNRPFGWFVGWAEREGQHIVFARLRVSDKPSNEPLGPAVRDAFLRDIPRLAVHR, encoded by the coding sequence ATGCACTACCGGCTGCCCGCCATCGTTCTTTCGTGCCTTGCCCTTCCGGGCCTTCTGCCGCTTTCCGCTTTTGCCCAGCAACAGCCGCAGGCCTTTGAATGCACGCTGGTCACATCAATCGAAACGGGCGCCATCATCAACCAGCAGGGCGCCTGCGACCAGCGCGTGGCGCCAGCCTCCACCTTCAAGGTGCCGTTGGCGCTGATCGGTTTCGATGCCGGTATTCTTCAGGATGGCAAGACGCCCGCCTGGGACTGGAAACCCGGCACTGAAGCCCGCGCTTCCGACAGAAAGACGGTCGATCCGACGATCTGGGAGCAGGATTCGGTATTGTGGTATTCGCGCGAAATTACCCGCCGCCTCGGCCCGGAAAAATTCGCCGCCTATGTGAAGCGCCTCGGTTACGGCAATGCCGATGTGTCCGGCGAACCGGGCAAGAATAACGGCCTCACCCATTCCTGGCTTGGCGCGTCACTTACGATTTCGCCGGTGGAGCAGGTGGGTTTCCTTCGCCGTCTTCTCGGCGGCAATCTGCCTTTCTCCCGCGATGCGCAGGCAAAGACACGGGCCATCATGCCGGTCTTCGATGCGCCGGAAAGCTGGGCGGTGCACGGCAAGACCGGTACCGGCTACATGCGTGACGAAAAGGGCAATCCCGACCGTAACCGTCCCTTCGGCTGGTTTGTCGGTTGGGCGGAAAGAGAAGGCCAGCACATCGTCTTTGCAAGGCTGCGTGTCTCCGACAAACCATCGAACGAGCCGCTCGGACCCGCCGTGCGCGATGCCTTCCTACGCGATATTCCGCGGCTGGCCGTGCATCGGTAG
- a CDS encoding class I SAM-dependent DNA methyltransferase: MSDASRDVIKLYTDHGADFDKERGRSLAEKTWLDRFTSLLPDGGSILDIGCGSGEPIAGYFIAKGYAVTGIDASRPLIELCRSRFPENLWAVADMRELALGRRFDGLIAWHSFFHLSPEDQRLMFGIFCQHANDGAALIFTAGPGRGEAIGTFQGKPLYHASLAREDYESLLAANGFRLLDHIVEDPQCGGATIYLARRVTA; the protein is encoded by the coding sequence ATGTCGGACGCCTCCCGCGATGTCATCAAACTCTATACGGATCACGGCGCCGATTTCGACAAGGAGCGTGGTCGTTCCCTTGCCGAAAAAACCTGGCTGGACAGGTTCACCTCGCTTTTGCCCGATGGCGGCTCCATTCTCGATATCGGCTGCGGTTCGGGCGAACCGATTGCCGGTTATTTCATTGCCAAAGGTTATGCCGTCACCGGCATTGATGCGTCCCGGCCGTTGATCGAACTCTGCCGCAGCCGGTTTCCGGAAAATCTCTGGGCAGTCGCCGATATGCGCGAACTGGCTCTTGGCCGCCGCTTTGACGGCCTGATCGCCTGGCACAGTTTTTTCCATCTGAGTCCCGAGGATCAACGACTGATGTTCGGCATCTTCTGCCAGCACGCCAATGACGGTGCGGCTCTAATATTCACCGCCGGGCCGGGCCGCGGCGAAGCAATCGGCACGTTTCAGGGCAAGCCGCTTTATCACGCCAGCCTTGCGCGCGAGGACTATGAGAGCCTGCTGGCCGCCAACGGATTCAGGCTTCTCGACCACATAGTCGAAGATCCGCAGTGTGGTGGGGCGACGATTTATCTTGCCAGACGCGTTACGGCGTGA
- a CDS encoding type II toxin-antitoxin system YafQ family toxin, with product MTNKKDHGKDAALKRATLPRRSDFTKQFIKDWQRLNNSGRYDMVRLKEIMLLLIANGAPLPTQFRDHELTGDWRDHRECHVGGDFLLIYTVDEKQNLLIFTRAGTHAELFR from the coding sequence GTGACGAATAAGAAAGATCACGGAAAAGACGCGGCATTGAAGCGAGCCACCCTGCCGCGCAGGTCGGATTTCACCAAGCAATTTATCAAAGACTGGCAACGGCTGAACAATTCCGGGCGTTACGACATGGTGAGACTGAAGGAGATCATGCTCCTTCTTATCGCCAACGGCGCGCCGTTACCGACGCAGTTTCGTGACCATGAACTGACCGGAGACTGGCGCGATCACCGGGAATGCCATGTCGGCGGGGATTTTCTGTTGATCTACACAGTCGATGAGAAGCAGAACCTTCTCATCTTCACCCGCGCGGGAACGCACGCCGAGCTTTTCAGGTAA
- a CDS encoding type II toxin-antitoxin system RelB/DinJ family antitoxin translates to MTANAYVRARIDQTLKDDATAVLDRLGLTVSDVMRMMLTRIAREKALPIELTQPNAETLAAIEEARAIAAAGRNRFGTSEALFEALDAGKR, encoded by the coding sequence ATGACCGCAAATGCTTATGTAAGAGCGCGCATCGATCAGACACTCAAGGACGACGCGACGGCCGTGCTGGACCGCCTGGGACTGACTGTTTCAGATGTCATGCGAATGATGCTGACGCGCATTGCCCGAGAAAAAGCTCTGCCGATAGAACTGACACAACCAAACGCTGAAACCCTTGCCGCGATTGAAGAAGCGCGCGCCATCGCGGCGGCCGGGCGCAATCGTTTCGGCACGTCTGAAGCCTTGTTTGAGGCGCTGGACGCTGGCAAACGGTGA